The following are encoded in a window of Synechocystis sp. PCC 6714 genomic DNA:
- a CDS encoding dihydrofolate reductase family protein, producing MKTTVYIATSVDGFIARNNGGIDWLPSGGDTDGGEDYGYQEFIDSVDALVMGRNTYELALSFDSWPYGEKPVFVLSSRKIDIPDEIAKTVEYMCAPPSEVVYRLSERGFQHLYIDGGKTIQWFLSEGLIQQLIITKVPILIGEGIPLFGSLPHDVRLHHLQTRQF from the coding sequence ATGAAAACTACTGTATATATTGCAACAAGTGTTGATGGCTTCATCGCACGGAACAATGGTGGTATTGATTGGCTGCCTAGTGGAGGAGACACCGATGGCGGAGAAGACTACGGGTATCAAGAATTCATTGATTCAGTGGATGCCCTTGTCATGGGGCGAAATACTTATGAGTTGGCACTGTCATTCGATTCATGGCCCTATGGTGAAAAGCCAGTATTTGTTCTAAGTAGTCGGAAAATTGACATTCCTGACGAAATTGCCAAAACAGTCGAGTATATGTGCGCGCCTCCAAGCGAAGTAGTTTATCGTCTATCAGAGCGTGGATTCCAGCATTTATACATTGATGGCGGAAAGACAATTCAATGGTTTCTCAGTGAAGGCTTGATTCAGCAATTAATTATCACTAAAGTGCCAATCCTCATAGGTGAAGGAATTCCACTTTTTGGTTCGCTTCCTCACGATGTCAGATTACATCATCTGCAGACACGACAGTTTTAA
- a CDS encoding membrane protein, producing MFSSIRRLFGQFWNKSRTVKNEPLNKVSLIVIILIDIFILVNVFTGIEDIGQWYLAPNLVYPCHAPWQNYQSQTTAGKNLQIIREAIATDPIDQYNLEQSFRDSEKGHLGQVSQVCLSYAQYYDKIQTTDNQTLIIKINQTVAQINELEESNNTIRSQYDSTLLEKIAGQGKENSINQTPPEKAKQQLNQNIAKIANLKQEITRLEQQLLAKPESVNFLNFINQKDVWEELNQSYTNAVFWYPTIRFFFQALFLIPLIVIALWIHSIAVKKGYGLVALISWHLLVIFLIPLILKVFEFLQFGLIFDLVLNFVQAVFGGLIFAISYLYILLIPLVGFGIIKFFQRVVFNPKGQAAKRFQKSSCVKCAKRIRPQDSYCPHCGYYQYVECPSCHALTYQHLPHCKECGATQGPNE from the coding sequence ATGTTTAGTTCTATTCGTCGGCTATTTGGACAATTTTGGAATAAATCCAGAACAGTTAAAAATGAACCTCTAAACAAGGTCAGCTTAATCGTAATTATTCTTATTGATATCTTTATTCTTGTTAATGTTTTTACCGGAATAGAAGATATTGGGCAATGGTATCTTGCACCCAACTTAGTCTATCCTTGCCATGCCCCTTGGCAAAATTATCAAAGCCAAACCACTGCTGGCAAAAACCTTCAAATTATTCGAGAAGCTATTGCCACTGACCCTATTGATCAATACAATTTGGAGCAGAGTTTCAGAGATTCAGAAAAGGGGCATCTTGGTCAAGTTAGTCAAGTTTGTTTAAGCTATGCCCAGTATTACGATAAAATTCAAACCACCGACAATCAAACTCTTATTATCAAGATTAACCAAACTGTAGCTCAAATTAATGAGCTTGAGGAATCTAATAATACCATTCGCTCCCAGTATGACTCAACATTATTAGAAAAAATTGCTGGTCAAGGGAAAGAAAACTCAATTAATCAAACTCCTCCAGAAAAAGCCAAGCAACAATTAAATCAAAATATTGCTAAAATTGCCAACCTTAAACAGGAAATTACCCGTCTAGAACAACAACTTTTGGCAAAGCCAGAAAGCGTTAATTTTCTTAATTTTATTAACCAAAAAGATGTTTGGGAGGAATTAAATCAGAGTTATACCAATGCAGTATTTTGGTATCCTACCATTCGGTTTTTTTTCCAGGCTCTCTTTTTAATTCCCTTAATTGTAATTGCTCTTTGGATTCATAGCATTGCAGTGAAAAAAGGCTATGGATTAGTGGCTTTGATTAGCTGGCATCTGCTAGTTATTTTTCTTATTCCGCTAATTTTAAAAGTCTTTGAATTTTTACAATTTGGCCTTATTTTTGATCTCGTCTTAAATTTTGTTCAAGCTGTTTTTGGTGGACTAATTTTTGCCATTAGTTACCTATATATTTTGCTTATTCCCCTAGTGGGATTTGGCATTATTAAATTTTTTCAAAGGGTTGTTTTTAATCCCAAAGGTCAAGCAGCTAAACGGTTTCAAAAATCCAGTTGTGTAAAGTGTGCAAAGCGAATTCGTCCCCAGGATTCCTATTGTCCCCACTGTGGTTATTATCAATATGTTGAATGCCCAAGCTGTCATGCCCTTACCTATCAACATTTGCCCCATTGTAAAGAATGTGGTGCAACCCAAGGGCCTAATGAGTAA
- the corA gene encoding magnesium/cobalt transporter CorA, translated as MSNKPQFCQSNLVSHFNYFNLPESIPGTLNLSPNAPPPKITLIDYNQNQATKIELKNPLNCGAYVDTESVSWINIDGLGNKATWQQLSEVFQLHPVALEDIVNVPQRPKVVEYEEHLIFISRMITLDKLSQSFISEQISFILGKHYLLTIQEEPKYDCLSSVRNRIRSKKGIIRQKNVDYLFYALIDAIIDGFFPVMKVYGELVQSLQSEVISQPTNRSLAKIHQLQQDLLIMRRAIWPQRDAINSLLRDGSDLISDEVRVFLRDCYDHTIQILDMIETYRDLASNLTDIYLSSVSNRMNEIMKTLTVISSIFIPLTFIAGIYGMNFNPDKSPWNMPELNWYWGYPVILIIMLTVGVIMLLFFWRKGWFKDLNNLEKVNR; from the coding sequence ATGTCCAATAAGCCTCAATTTTGCCAATCTAATCTTGTCTCCCATTTCAATTATTTTAATTTACCAGAAAGTATTCCTGGAACGTTAAATCTTTCCCCTAACGCTCCTCCACCGAAAATAACTTTAATTGATTATAATCAAAATCAAGCCACAAAGATAGAACTAAAAAATCCCTTGAATTGTGGGGCTTATGTTGATACTGAATCCGTATCCTGGATTAACATTGACGGTTTGGGCAATAAAGCAACTTGGCAACAGTTAAGTGAAGTTTTTCAACTTCATCCCGTTGCTCTAGAAGATATTGTTAATGTTCCCCAACGCCCAAAAGTAGTTGAATACGAAGAGCATTTAATTTTCATTTCCCGGATGATAACTCTAGATAAATTATCCCAAAGTTTTATTAGTGAACAAATTAGCTTTATTTTAGGTAAACATTATTTGTTGACCATTCAAGAAGAACCAAAATATGATTGTTTATCTTCTGTTAGAAATAGAATTCGTAGTAAAAAAGGAATAATTCGACAAAAAAATGTTGATTATTTATTTTATGCTTTAATTGATGCCATTATTGATGGCTTTTTTCCCGTAATGAAAGTCTATGGTGAATTGGTTCAGTCTTTACAAAGTGAGGTGATTTCTCAGCCAACGAATAGATCATTGGCCAAGATTCATCAATTACAACAGGATCTATTAATTATGAGACGTGCCATCTGGCCTCAACGGGATGCAATCAACTCTTTACTTCGGGATGGTAGTGATTTAATTTCTGACGAGGTGCGGGTATTTTTACGGGATTGTTATGACCACACAATTCAAATCCTAGATATGATAGAAACCTATCGAGATTTAGCATCTAATTTAACAGATATTTATCTTTCCTCTGTTAGTAATCGAATGAATGAAATCATGAAAACACTAACGGTTATTTCTAGTATTTTTATCCCACTAACTTTTATTGCTGGAATTTATGGTATGAATTTTAATCCTGATAAATCTCCTTGGAATATGCCAGAGTTAAATTGGTATTGGGGTTACCCTGTAATTTTGATAATAATGTTAACAGTGGGAGTAATAATGCTTTTATTTTTTTGGCGTAAGGGTTGGTTTAAAGATCTTAATAATCTTGAAAAAGTAAATAGATGA
- a CDS encoding L,D-transpeptidase, with translation MLLPLVRYWGSGLIIAGICLTELVGINLFIPTVSAQVYQNTLNQKMAILKKSNQRWIEVNLSTQRLVAWEGKKPVYAVIISTGKKNTPTIPGIFAIQSKRRIDRMRGADYDIDDVPYAQYYSGGYAIHGAYWHKSFGIPVSHGCINLAVDHAEWLFKWSEIKTPLVIHY, from the coding sequence ATGTTATTACCCCTTGTTCGATATTGGGGAAGTGGGTTAATTATTGCGGGAATATGTCTTACGGAACTGGTTGGAATTAATTTATTCATACCCACTGTTTCTGCCCAGGTATATCAGAATACCCTCAATCAAAAAATGGCTATCCTCAAAAAATCTAATCAGCGTTGGATTGAAGTTAATCTCTCCACACAACGTTTAGTTGCCTGGGAGGGAAAGAAGCCTGTTTATGCCGTTATTATTTCTACGGGAAAGAAAAATACCCCAACAATTCCGGGCATATTTGCCATTCAAAGCAAAAGGCGTATTGATAGGATGAGAGGGGCGGATTACGATATCGATGATGTTCCCTATGCCCAGTATTATAGTGGCGGCTATGCCATTCATGGAGCCTATTGGCATAAAAGCTTTGGCATACCAGTTAGCCATGGTTGCATTAATCTGGCGGTTGATCATGCGGAGTGGCTATTCAAATGGTCTGAAATAAAAACTCCTTTAGTTATTCATTATTAA
- a CDS encoding site-specific integrase → MKINRQGQAKVLTEQELHDLFTIGLLTPRDRLLFGICLYTGCRIGEACSLAWADVTTDAMTFRIEKTKTKSSRTVAISPALQALFDEYRQQQCFRFSSSYVFRGKQVGSHLHPSMAHKILKAATDRIGVRGVSTHSFRRTALTMMCRKGINLRVIQKISFYSGLRPSD, encoded by the coding sequence ACATGACCTGTTCACTATTGGGTTATTGACTCCCAGAGATCGCCTGTTGTTTGGCATTTGTCTTTACACTGGTTGCCGCATTGGAGAGGCCTGTTCTTTGGCCTGGGCTGATGTAACTACTGATGCCATGACTTTCCGCATTGAAAAAACCAAGACTAAATCCAGTCGGACTGTGGCCATTTCCCCGGCCTTGCAAGCTTTATTTGATGAATATCGGCAACAACAATGCTTTAGGTTTTCATCGTCCTATGTGTTTCGGGGCAAACAGGTGGGGTCACACCTTCATCCTTCCATGGCCCACAAGATTTTGAAAGCGGCAACGGATAGGATTGGAGTGAGGGGAGTTTCTACCCATTCTTTCCGCCGCACTGCGTTAACTATGATGTGCAGGAAGGGCATTAATCTCCGGGTTATTCAAAAGATTAGTTTCTATTCCGGCCTACGCCCATCAGATTAA